From Brassica oleracea var. oleracea cultivar TO1000 chromosome C3, BOL, whole genome shotgun sequence, a single genomic window includes:
- the LOC106334749 gene encoding gibberellin-regulated protein 4, translating to MAKSYGALFLLALVVFSLLQTMVMASSGSRVKYNPKRYGPGSLKRSQCPKECDRRCSQTQYHNACILFCNKCCRKCLCVPPGYYGNKQVCSCYNNWKTQEGGPKCP from the exons ATGGCTAAGTCATATGGAGCTCTCTTCCTCCTCGCCCTCGTCGTCTTCTCCTTGCTTCAAACCATG GTTATGGCCTCAAGTGGATCCAGAGTGAAGTATAACCCG AAACGATATGGACCAGGAAGCTTGAAACGTTCCC AATGCCCCAAGGAATGTGATAGGAGGTGTAGCCAGACACAATACCACAACGCTTGCATTTTGTTCTGCAACAAATGCTGCAGGAAGTGTTTGTGTGTGCCTCCTGGTTACTATGGGAACAAACAAGTTTGCTCTTGCTACAACAACTGGAAAACTCAAGAGGGTGGACCAAAATGCCCTTAA
- the LOC106334750 gene encoding uncharacterized protein LOC106334750: MGQSCFFNVLIVSSLLLLVFFSTAMGRNLHTASLQGVYSAAELSPSKDESVRKMMELMDYQPVESNTNWNGFVATPPPQSPPLS, from the exons ATGGGTCAATCTTGTTTCTTCAATGTTCTTATTGTTTCCTCTCTTTTACTACTAGTCTTCTTCTCCACTG CCATGGGGAGAAACTTGCATACTGCGAGTTTACAAGGAGTTTACAGTGCTGCTGAGCTATCTCCCTCCAAG GATGAGAGTGTGCGGAAGATGATGGAGCTGATGGATTATCAGCCGGTGGAGTCTAATACCAACTGGAATGGTTTCGTCGCCACTCCTCCTCCTCAATCTCCTCCACTTTCATAA
- the LOC106334747 gene encoding uncharacterized protein At5g19025, which yields MANYHHHKPRTTTRKSSSSSSSSSSSTVCCDGSRSAAIDVFILLAVVTSSAFLIFPYIRFIAIKSLSIFSDLSCLLKQEIFRDPDPIVYGLIAWSVLCTALSGLMIVLILCSRRRRCGKPNCRGLGRANAEFDIQIESEDCSVKRLKSGLISKKGLFELARDRNRELEAELKKMAPENGRAVLVYRAKCGCCVGRLVVPGPRKIKK from the coding sequence ATGGCGAACTACCACCACCATAAACCAAGAACCACCACCAGAAAATCATCGTCTTCATCATCATCATCATCATCATCAACCGTCTGCTGCGACGGATCTCGATCAGCAGCCATCGACGTATTCATCCTCCTCGCCGTCGTCACATCCTCCGCCTTCTTGATCTTCCCTTACATCAGATTCATCGCCATCAAATCCCTATCAATCTTCTCCGACCTCTCTTGCTTACTCAAGCAAGAGATCTTCCGCGACCCCGACCCGATCGTGTACGGGCTAATCGCGTGGAGCGTCTTGTGCACGGCCTTATCCGGGTTGATGATTGTTCTGATACTGTGTAGTCGTCGTCGTAGATGTGGGAAACCTAATTGTAGAGGGCTTGGGAGAGCCAATGCTGAGTTTGATATTCAGATTGAGAGTGAGGATTGTTCTGTTAAGAGGTTGAAGAGTGGTCTTATTAGTAAGAAGGGGTTGTTTGAGCTGGCTCGTGATCGGAATCGGGAGCTGGAGGCGGAGTTGAAGAAGATGGCTCCGGAGAATGGTAGGGCTGTGTTGGTTTATAGGGCCAAGTGTGGGTGTTGTGTTGGGAGGTTGGTGGTTCCTGGGCCTAGGAAGATCAAGAAATGA